One Myxococcus guangdongensis DNA segment encodes these proteins:
- a CDS encoding leucine-rich repeat domain-containing protein: MAQKKTSSSSQSKSTPRASTGKQEPVSPEGAWTGLEQQVLAAMGPKAVGQYPSDLEPMSLVFEQVPDETGLLPESYQRFVEALGYRWLNTGKKALAFLPPRWRASASQGMGEPNRQWTDVRAEREAGRHVYRFVMFASADLNDVNGFAFGRGAGDDAPVVFQVEDSLPLRELGSFEAWLGKALEPLRKAVAKPAGAGKKPELGDPLALLQESLGEAAAKARQAGAAALLDTFPRDTRAIALLHRKLGVVPDMVAEFTELKTLTLKGAGLKELPAVLGRLSKLEQLDCSWNAELATLPSELGQLQHLESLNLDHTAVATLPEVLGQLSRLRSLSLKNTRITALPAWLSRLATLEFLDLSQTDVPPGELEAFRKARPECSMYPRP, encoded by the coding sequence ATGGCGCAGAAGAAGACCTCCTCGTCCTCCCAGAGCAAGTCCACGCCCCGCGCTTCCACCGGGAAGCAGGAGCCTGTCTCGCCCGAGGGGGCGTGGACCGGGCTGGAGCAACAGGTGCTCGCCGCGATGGGACCCAAGGCCGTGGGCCAGTACCCCTCGGACCTGGAGCCCATGAGCCTGGTGTTCGAGCAGGTCCCCGACGAGACGGGGCTCCTGCCGGAGTCCTACCAGCGCTTCGTCGAGGCGCTGGGGTACCGCTGGCTCAACACGGGCAAGAAGGCCCTGGCGTTCCTGCCGCCCCGCTGGCGCGCGAGCGCGTCCCAGGGCATGGGCGAACCGAACCGGCAGTGGACCGACGTGCGTGCGGAGCGGGAGGCGGGCCGTCACGTGTACCGCTTCGTGATGTTCGCGTCCGCCGACCTCAACGACGTCAACGGCTTCGCCTTCGGACGTGGAGCGGGTGACGACGCCCCTGTCGTGTTCCAGGTGGAGGACAGCCTGCCCCTGCGCGAGCTGGGAAGCTTCGAGGCGTGGCTCGGCAAGGCCCTCGAACCGCTGCGCAAGGCCGTCGCGAAGCCCGCCGGTGCGGGCAAGAAGCCGGAGCTGGGCGACCCGCTCGCGTTGCTCCAGGAGTCTCTCGGTGAGGCGGCGGCGAAGGCTCGGCAGGCGGGCGCGGCGGCCCTGCTCGACACCTTCCCGCGCGACACGCGCGCCATCGCCCTCCTCCACCGCAAGCTGGGCGTGGTGCCGGACATGGTGGCCGAGTTCACCGAGCTGAAGACGCTGACGCTGAAGGGCGCGGGCCTGAAGGAGCTGCCCGCCGTGCTGGGCCGGCTCTCGAAGCTCGAGCAGCTCGACTGCTCCTGGAACGCGGAGCTGGCCACCCTGCCCTCCGAGCTGGGGCAACTCCAGCACCTCGAGTCACTCAACCTGGACCACACCGCGGTCGCCACGCTCCCGGAGGTGCTCGGACAGCTTTCCCGGCTGCGCTCGCTCAGCCTCAAGAACACGCGCATCACCGCGCTGCCGGCGTGGCTGAGCCGACTTGCCACGCTCGAGTTCCTGGACCTGTCGCAGACGGACGTCCCGCCTGGGGAGCTCGAGGCCTTCAGGAAGGCCCGTCCCGAGTGCTCGATGTATCCGCGACCGTGA
- a CDS encoding DUF3224 domain-containing protein, with translation MMKAGTNVLAWVLGAVLCQGCASTRATATPTRTGSETNMTKHVKGIFNVKATPLAPDAGAAESPIGRMSIDKRYHGELEGTGVGQMLATLDANQSGGYVALERVTGTLQGRKGSFTLMHTGSMSRGAFKVVGSVVPDSGTEELQGISGSYEIQIDEKGVHMYVLDYTLADPS, from the coding sequence ATGATGAAGGCGGGAACGAATGTGTTGGCGTGGGTGCTCGGCGCCGTGCTCTGCCAGGGCTGCGCGAGCACTCGAGCAACGGCGACACCCACGCGGACCGGAAGCGAGACGAACATGACGAAGCACGTGAAGGGCATCTTCAACGTCAAGGCGACCCCGTTGGCCCCGGACGCGGGCGCGGCCGAGTCCCCCATCGGCCGGATGTCCATCGACAAGCGCTACCACGGCGAACTGGAGGGCACGGGCGTGGGCCAGATGCTCGCCACGCTCGACGCCAACCAGTCCGGCGGCTACGTCGCGCTGGAGCGCGTCACCGGCACCCTCCAGGGACGCAAGGGCAGCTTCACCCTCATGCACACGGGCTCCATGTCGCGCGGAGCCTTCAAGGTCGTCGGCTCCGTCGTGCCCGACTCCGGAACGGAAGAACTCCAGGGCATCTCCGGCTCGTACGAGATTCAAATCGACGAGAAGGGCGTCCACATGTACGTGCTCGATTACACCCTCGCGGACCCGTCCTGA
- a CDS encoding AraC family transcriptional regulator, which translates to MSEHARRPRVSLGVELRTTRAGDRVHLSSSDHVLNIHAGQPVRVSCLASQHFSVRTRGELFLLPAGHTDTWVEDDDSVGLDLRLPHSLLRMAAEDMGLDPDRVGVALRHHFRDAQLEHIAWALEAEVRADFPNGLLYRESLGLALAARLLAHYRAEVEVRGGLSPDQLQRVTDYVETHLDEDLSLATLARVAAVSASHFKTLFKRSTGLPVHEFVIQRRVERARTLLLRGELPTGQVALEAGFSHQSHMARWMRRVLGVTPGDILRSRA; encoded by the coding sequence ATGAGCGAGCACGCGCGACGACCTCGAGTCAGCCTGGGGGTCGAACTGCGGACGACGCGCGCCGGAGACCGGGTCCACCTGTCGAGCTCGGACCACGTCCTCAACATCCACGCGGGCCAGCCCGTGCGGGTGTCCTGTCTCGCCAGCCAGCACTTCTCGGTGCGCACGCGAGGGGAGCTCTTCCTGTTGCCCGCGGGCCACACCGACACCTGGGTGGAGGACGATGACAGCGTGGGCCTGGACCTGCGTCTGCCTCACTCGCTGCTCCGGATGGCGGCCGAGGACATGGGGCTGGACCCGGACCGCGTGGGCGTCGCGCTGCGGCACCACTTCCGCGACGCGCAGCTCGAACACATCGCCTGGGCCCTGGAGGCCGAGGTCCGCGCGGACTTCCCCAACGGACTGCTCTACCGGGAGAGCCTGGGCCTGGCGCTCGCGGCCCGGCTGCTCGCCCACTACCGCGCGGAGGTCGAGGTGCGCGGAGGCCTGTCCCCGGACCAGCTCCAGCGCGTCACGGACTACGTGGAGACGCACCTGGACGAGGACCTCTCGCTCGCGACGCTTGCCCGCGTGGCGGCCGTCAGCGCGTCGCACTTCAAGACACTCTTCAAGCGCTCCACCGGGCTGCCCGTGCACGAGTTCGTGATTCAGCGCCGCGTGGAGCGGGCCCGCACGCTGCTCCTGCGCGGCGAGCTGCCCACGGGGCAGGTGGCCCTGGAGGCGGGCTTCTCCCACCAGAGCCACATGGCCCGCTGGATGCGTCGCGTGCTGGGTGTGACGCCGGGTGACATCCTCCGCTCGCGCGCCTGA
- a CDS encoding dioxygenase family protein: MSDEDQSHHQGLQQDLRVLMARAGRRQVLRWMAGASLIPLIGCSDDDDPTPDPTDPSGCSRIPEETAGPYPADGSNGPNVLQQSGIVRSDIRASFGNTSTVAEGVLTTVTLTLVDTNNACAPLAGRAVYLWHCDNSGEYSLYGRGITNENYLRGVQETNSAGQVTFTSIFPACYSGRWPHIHFEVYPDLASATSSANKLATSQLALPEAACDEVYATSGYSQSVANFQRVSLATDNVFSDGSSTQVATVTGSVTAGYVITLVVGVAG; the protein is encoded by the coding sequence ATGAGCGACGAGGATCAGAGCCATCATCAAGGGCTCCAGCAAGACCTGCGGGTCCTGATGGCACGCGCGGGGCGCAGACAGGTGCTGCGCTGGATGGCCGGCGCGAGCCTCATTCCATTGATTGGCTGCAGCGACGATGACGACCCGACCCCGGACCCGACAGACCCGTCCGGTTGCTCGCGCATCCCCGAGGAGACCGCCGGCCCCTACCCCGCGGACGGCTCGAACGGGCCCAATGTCCTCCAGCAGTCGGGCATCGTCCGCTCGGACATCCGCGCGAGCTTCGGCAACACCAGCACCGTCGCCGAGGGTGTGCTCACGACGGTGACCCTCACCCTCGTCGACACCAACAACGCCTGCGCCCCGCTCGCCGGCCGAGCCGTCTATCTGTGGCACTGTGACAATTCGGGGGAGTACTCCCTCTACGGGCGGGGCATCACCAACGAGAACTACCTGCGCGGCGTGCAGGAGACCAACAGCGCGGGCCAGGTCACCTTCACCAGCATCTTCCCCGCCTGCTACAGCGGCCGCTGGCCTCACATCCACTTCGAGGTGTACCCGGACCTCGCCTCGGCCACCTCGTCCGCGAACAAGCTGGCCACCTCCCAGCTCGCCTTGCCCGAGGCCGCTTGCGATGAGGTCTATGCTACGTCCGGCTACTCGCAGAGCGTCGCCAACTTCCAACGCGTCAGCCTCGCGACGGACAACGTCTTCAGCGATGGCTCCTCCACCCAGGTCGCCACGGTGACGGGCAGCGTCACCGCCGGCTATGTCATCACGCTCGTCGTGGGCGTCGCGGGCTGA
- a CDS encoding DUF6597 domain-containing transcriptional factor codes for MSRPRIDAVRGVLQRPAPADRIVHERFAPSAELEEFIQHFWTVRWDLRGEPPLLAETLPHPCVHVVFDRAQGRVTGVQSRRFRRRIQGQSRVFGIKFRPAAFQPLWGAPLSQLTDRTVSVRSVFGREGIALKDAILAEPDVRRCVTLAQDFLRPRLPPMPEPIARMRDLVERLAADASVTRMEQVAALAKLEPRNLQRRFSAAVGVSPKWVLKRYRLHEAAEQLARVRVPDMASLALQLGYFDQSHFIRDFKALVGCSPGQYAERAAASRQAPGSRGR; via the coding sequence GTGAGTCGCCCTCGCATCGACGCCGTGCGTGGCGTCCTCCAACGTCCCGCCCCCGCGGACAGAATCGTGCACGAGCGCTTCGCGCCCTCGGCGGAGCTGGAGGAGTTCATCCAGCACTTCTGGACGGTGCGGTGGGACTTGCGAGGCGAGCCGCCGCTCCTGGCGGAGACGCTCCCCCATCCGTGTGTCCACGTGGTCTTCGACCGGGCGCAGGGCCGGGTCACGGGGGTGCAGTCGCGCAGGTTCCGCCGCAGGATTCAGGGGCAGTCCCGGGTGTTCGGCATCAAGTTCCGACCCGCGGCCTTCCAGCCGCTGTGGGGCGCGCCCTTGTCGCAACTGACGGACCGCACGGTGAGCGTGCGCTCGGTGTTCGGTCGGGAAGGCATCGCGTTGAAGGACGCCATCCTCGCGGAGCCCGACGTGCGCCGGTGCGTGACGCTGGCGCAGGACTTCCTGCGGCCACGCCTACCGCCCATGCCCGAACCCATCGCGAGGATGCGGGACCTTGTGGAGCGGCTCGCGGCGGACGCGTCGGTGACGCGCATGGAGCAGGTGGCCGCGCTGGCGAAGCTGGAGCCGCGCAACCTCCAGCGGAGGTTCAGCGCCGCGGTGGGCGTGAGCCCCAAGTGGGTCCTCAAGCGCTACCGGCTCCACGAGGCCGCCGAGCAGCTCGCGCGCGTCCGGGTGCCCGACATGGCGAGCCTGGCCCTCCAGCTGGGCTACTTCGACCAGTCCCACTTCATCCGCGACTTCAAGGCCCTGGTGGGCTGCTCCCCCGGACAGTACGCCGAGCGCGCCGCCGCGAGCCGGCAGGCCCCAGGCAGCCGGGGCCGCTGA
- a CDS encoding TolB family protein — protein MHRFTPSKSWSVGFIAALSSLSMACASQAPETAPVAEALGASEVSSEDALRFLNCTAGGSMFAPGEVSLPDRSEYRLSFSADGNTAYYHVDSAEAPFQAIYETRKVNGHFTPGQLVSFSGTWLDTDPFLSVDGQSLFFSSTRPVTGTEERADSDLWVVHKQADGSWGEPRHLGPNVNSDRQELYVSATRDGTLYFASGTFDSDFNVYRAERRGPGYAPAEKLSAAINSPDYWEYNSHISADGRVLIFASLNRPEGYGLGDLYASVNIGGKWTKAINLGPAVNTEKDEFHPSLSVDGRHLYFVRQTWAPFVPSDFYTLDTLCLLFQ, from the coding sequence ATGCACCGCTTCACGCCGAGCAAGTCGTGGTCCGTGGGATTCATCGCCGCCCTGTCGTCCCTGTCGATGGCGTGCGCCTCACAGGCGCCGGAGACGGCCCCGGTGGCCGAGGCACTGGGCGCGAGTGAGGTGTCCAGCGAGGATGCGCTGCGCTTCCTGAACTGCACCGCGGGCGGCAGCATGTTCGCGCCGGGAGAGGTCTCGCTGCCGGACCGCTCGGAGTACCGGCTCAGCTTCTCCGCGGATGGCAACACGGCGTACTACCACGTGGACTCGGCCGAGGCGCCGTTCCAGGCCATCTACGAGACGCGCAAGGTGAACGGCCACTTCACCCCGGGCCAGTTGGTGTCCTTCTCCGGGACGTGGTTGGACACGGACCCGTTCCTGTCGGTCGACGGTCAGTCGCTCTTCTTCTCGTCCACCCGGCCGGTGACGGGCACCGAGGAGCGCGCGGACTCCGACCTGTGGGTGGTGCACAAGCAGGCGGATGGGAGCTGGGGTGAGCCTCGGCACCTGGGGCCGAACGTGAACTCGGACCGCCAGGAGCTGTACGTGAGCGCGACGCGGGATGGGACGTTGTACTTCGCGAGCGGGACGTTCGACTCGGACTTCAACGTGTATCGCGCGGAGCGTCGGGGGCCGGGGTACGCGCCAGCGGAGAAGCTGAGCGCGGCCATCAACAGCCCGGACTACTGGGAGTACAACTCGCACATCTCCGCGGATGGGCGCGTGCTCATCTTCGCGTCGCTCAACCGGCCGGAGGGTTACGGGCTCGGGGACTTGTACGCGAGCGTCAACATCGGCGGGAAGTGGACGAAGGCCATCAACCTGGGGCCGGCGGTGAACACGGAGAAGGACGAGTTCCACCCGTCGCTGAGCGTGGACGGCCGTCACCTCTACTTCGTGCGCCAGACGTGGGCGCCGTTCGTGCCGTCGGACTTCTACACGCTCGACACCCTCTGCCTGCTCTTCCAGTGA
- a CDS encoding NAD(P)-dependent oxidoreductase, with the protein MKPHISVIGAGRMGSALVKAFLQNGYTTTVWNRTRARCEPLATAGARIADSVRDAVRVAGIVIVNVNDYDTSDALLRQDEVTRELRGKALVQLTSGSPKLAREQSAWARQHGIHYLDGAIMATPDLIGQPHCTLLYGGPKALYDQHQGVLAALGGNTQHVSEDEGHASALDSAILFQLWGSLFSGLQAAAICRAEGIALDVLGRHLESVGPMIQFSMTDLLQRIQKEQYGADAESPATLDTHNVAFQHLLHLCEERNIHRAIPEAMDALIQTARKAGHGQDDFSVLARFLR; encoded by the coding sequence ATGAAGCCACACATCAGCGTCATCGGCGCGGGCCGCATGGGCTCCGCGCTGGTCAAGGCCTTCCTCCAGAACGGGTACACGACGACGGTCTGGAACCGCACCCGGGCGCGGTGCGAGCCGTTGGCCACGGCGGGCGCGCGCATCGCCGACTCCGTGCGGGACGCGGTGCGGGTCGCCGGCATCGTCATCGTGAACGTGAATGACTACGACACCAGCGACGCGCTGTTGCGTCAGGACGAGGTGACGCGGGAGCTGCGCGGCAAGGCGCTGGTGCAGCTCACGTCCGGTTCTCCGAAGCTGGCGCGCGAGCAGTCGGCATGGGCTCGCCAGCACGGCATCCACTACCTGGACGGTGCCATCATGGCCACGCCGGACCTCATCGGTCAGCCCCACTGCACGCTCCTGTATGGGGGGCCGAAGGCCTTGTACGACCAGCACCAGGGGGTGCTGGCGGCGCTCGGTGGAAACACGCAGCACGTGAGCGAGGACGAGGGCCACGCGTCCGCGCTCGACAGCGCCATCCTGTTCCAGCTGTGGGGTTCGCTGTTCAGCGGGCTGCAAGCCGCGGCCATCTGCCGGGCGGAGGGGATTGCGCTCGACGTGCTGGGGCGGCACCTGGAGTCCGTCGGTCCGATGATTCAGTTCTCCATGACGGACCTGCTCCAGCGCATCCAGAAGGAGCAGTACGGCGCGGACGCCGAGAGCCCCGCCACGCTCGACACGCACAACGTGGCGTTCCAACACCTGTTGCACCTGTGCGAGGAGCGCAACATCCACCGCGCCATCCCCGAGGCCATGGATGCACTCATCCAGACCGCGCGGAAGGCGGGGCACGGACAGGACGACTTCTCCGTCCTCGCGCGATTCCTGCGCTGA
- a CDS encoding LytR/AlgR family response regulator transcription factor, protein MTQAIRVLIVDDEPLARARLKELLSEEPDMAVIGECRDGNEAIDAIGKQRPDLVLLDVQMPEPDGFGVLRAVSREHQPAVIFVTAHRDFAVQAFEANALDYLLKPFDQERFRQSLSRVRERRRTGATELDAELVERLESLSSRLPPASERYATRLVAKVGWRMRFLRVEDIDYLEAEGNYVSVHQGKQSFLTRETMTAVEEKLDPRDFVRIHRSLIVRLDRVEEVEPLAPGEMVLTLRDGTKLTSGRSYRARLQRALDLPS, encoded by the coding sequence GTGACGCAGGCCATCCGCGTGCTCATCGTCGACGACGAACCGCTCGCCCGGGCGCGGCTCAAGGAGCTGCTCTCGGAGGAGCCGGACATGGCCGTCATCGGCGAGTGCCGGGACGGCAACGAGGCCATCGACGCCATCGGCAAGCAGCGCCCGGACCTGGTGCTGCTGGACGTGCAGATGCCGGAGCCGGATGGCTTCGGGGTGCTGCGCGCGGTGTCGCGGGAGCACCAGCCGGCGGTCATCTTCGTGACGGCGCACCGGGACTTCGCGGTGCAGGCGTTCGAGGCGAACGCGCTCGACTACCTGCTCAAGCCGTTCGACCAGGAGCGCTTCCGCCAGAGCCTCTCGCGGGTGCGCGAGCGCCGGCGCACGGGGGCGACGGAGCTGGACGCGGAGCTCGTCGAGCGGTTGGAGTCGCTGTCCTCGCGACTGCCTCCCGCCTCGGAGCGGTATGCGACGCGGCTGGTGGCCAAGGTGGGCTGGCGCATGCGCTTCTTGCGCGTGGAGGACATCGACTACCTGGAGGCGGAGGGCAACTACGTCTCCGTCCACCAGGGCAAGCAGTCCTTCCTGACGCGCGAGACGATGACCGCGGTGGAGGAGAAGCTGGACCCGAGGGACTTCGTGCGCATCCACCGCTCGCTCATCGTCCGGCTGGACCGCGTCGAGGAGGTGGAGCCGCTGGCGCCCGGGGAGATGGTGCTCACCCTGCGGGATGGGACGAAGCTGACCTCTGGACGCAGCTACCGCGCCCGACTGCAGCGGGCCTTGGACCTGCCCTCCTGA
- a CDS encoding RCC1 domain-containing protein produces MSLLRALFASLAVVLLGCSGSPAESEREDPPDEERGQEATADAGTPDAGDSLAGLTHIATAEYQLFYLVDGRVLGLGSNRAGQLGVGHANPYNQVPPVDIALPQALRFKDVAGGGFQSVALDTQGRVWTFGQNLYGQRGDGTTNDYPNRATTPNNGQPYLVLTDSTGATFDNVIKVRSALLFNMALKADGSFWVWGMSGTAIGNTLGIAGDGNTAPRNITRPTKVPLPQGVRIQSFTTNDNSIFALDDTGKAWAWGGSAAAETLGTGKFTDYARPNSLSIPTRVKELAAGGSRWAVALDEAGDLWGWGLQGTFLGLGPPAGGWYPVATPRKLSFPEFGSRRIIHVTANGHATHVILDDGSLWGWGDSAMGEVGNGVMLDFATYHTPYQWDWSNYQKMVFRPVQVAPGVTFKALHNTAQSFYGYATATDGTLYSWGRNKTGVLGNGVLPTGDVAGRPDSWNVATATPVPGHKLTAAIPTPSK; encoded by the coding sequence ATGTCACTCCTCCGCGCCCTCTTCGCCTCGCTCGCCGTGGTCCTCCTTGGCTGCTCCGGGTCGCCCGCTGAATCGGAGAGGGAGGACCCGCCGGACGAGGAGCGCGGACAGGAAGCCACGGCAGACGCGGGGACTCCCGACGCGGGAGACAGCCTCGCGGGACTGACGCACATCGCCACCGCGGAGTACCAGCTGTTCTACCTGGTGGACGGACGCGTGCTGGGGCTCGGCTCCAACCGCGCGGGACAGCTCGGCGTGGGGCACGCCAATCCCTACAACCAGGTCCCGCCGGTGGACATCGCCCTGCCCCAGGCGCTGCGCTTCAAGGACGTGGCCGGCGGCGGCTTCCAGAGCGTGGCGCTCGACACCCAGGGGCGCGTGTGGACCTTCGGGCAGAACCTCTACGGCCAGCGCGGGGACGGCACAACGAACGACTACCCCAACCGCGCCACCACGCCGAACAACGGCCAGCCGTACCTCGTCCTCACCGACTCGACGGGCGCGACGTTCGACAACGTCATCAAGGTGCGCAGCGCGCTGCTCTTCAACATGGCGCTCAAGGCCGATGGCTCCTTCTGGGTGTGGGGCATGAGCGGCACCGCGATTGGGAACACGCTGGGCATCGCCGGTGACGGGAACACGGCGCCGCGCAACATCACCCGGCCCACGAAGGTCCCCCTGCCCCAGGGCGTTCGAATCCAGAGCTTCACCACCAACGACAACTCCATCTTCGCGCTGGATGACACGGGCAAGGCGTGGGCCTGGGGCGGGAGCGCCGCGGCGGAGACCTTGGGCACCGGCAAGTTCACCGACTACGCGCGCCCCAACTCCCTGAGCATCCCGACGCGGGTGAAGGAGCTGGCCGCGGGAGGCAGCCGCTGGGCGGTGGCGCTCGACGAGGCCGGGGACTTGTGGGGCTGGGGCCTGCAGGGCACCTTCCTGGGACTCGGCCCGCCGGCGGGCGGCTGGTACCCCGTGGCCACGCCGCGCAAGCTGTCGTTCCCGGAGTTCGGCTCGCGCAGAATCATCCACGTCACGGCGAACGGCCACGCCACCCACGTCATCCTGGACGACGGCTCGCTGTGGGGCTGGGGAGACAGCGCGATGGGCGAGGTGGGCAACGGCGTGATGCTGGACTTCGCCACCTACCACACGCCCTATCAGTGGGACTGGTCCAACTACCAGAAGATGGTCTTCCGTCCCGTGCAGGTCGCCCCGGGCGTGACGTTCAAGGCGCTGCACAACACCGCGCAGTCCTTCTACGGCTACGCCACCGCCACGGATGGCACCCTCTACTCCTGGGGCCGCAACAAGACGGGCGTGCTGGGCAACGGGGTGCTGCCCACCGGAGACGTGGCGGGCCGCCCGGACAGCTGGAACGTGGCCACCGCCACGCCAGTGCCCGGGCACAAGCTGACCGCCGCAATCCCCACGCCGTCGAAGTAG
- a CDS encoding sensor histidine kinase yields the protein MSRGRGWLLWVGAFAYWTLQGLAASSEAHSVRGVSWSHALLTDGFATALWAPVTIAVVYFGLRFPFDRRLWRSRLALHVGGALAVSFFRATVIYSLDPYFHWYDAPPAYTAVLEHALLYNPFIYLTLLGVAHAIYYAEQLRLRDTQLARAQLHALEAQLHPHFLFNTLNSISALVRRDPLGSERMIARLSDLLRETLEAAGREEVSLRDELRTLQLYLDIQGVRFTDRLRVEQDIAQEALGARVPHLVLQPLVENAIQHGIAPRSAPGTVTVSARREGPELLLEVRDDGVGLRDGAAAKSGGSGKGLWITRERLVQLYGPAHRLKLEAREEGGARVSLAIPFRTERAA from the coding sequence ATGTCACGCGGACGCGGCTGGCTGTTGTGGGTGGGGGCCTTCGCCTACTGGACCTTGCAGGGGCTGGCGGCCTCCAGCGAGGCGCACTCCGTGCGGGGCGTGTCCTGGTCCCATGCGCTGCTCACGGACGGGTTCGCCACGGCGCTGTGGGCGCCCGTCACCATCGCGGTGGTGTACTTCGGCCTGCGCTTCCCGTTCGACAGGCGCCTGTGGCGCTCGCGGCTCGCGCTGCATGTGGGAGGCGCGCTCGCCGTCTCGTTCTTCCGGGCGACGGTCATCTACTCGCTGGACCCGTACTTCCACTGGTACGACGCGCCGCCCGCGTACACGGCCGTGCTCGAGCACGCGCTGCTCTACAACCCGTTCATCTACCTGACGCTCCTGGGCGTGGCCCACGCCATCTACTACGCGGAGCAATTGCGGCTGCGTGACACCCAGCTCGCCCGCGCGCAGCTCCATGCGCTGGAGGCGCAGCTGCACCCGCACTTCCTCTTCAACACGCTCAACTCCATCTCCGCGCTGGTGCGAAGAGACCCCCTGGGCAGCGAGCGGATGATTGCGCGCCTCAGCGACTTGTTGCGAGAGACGCTCGAGGCGGCGGGGCGCGAGGAGGTGTCGCTGCGCGACGAGCTGCGCACGCTCCAGCTCTACCTGGACATCCAGGGCGTGCGGTTCACGGACCGGCTCCGCGTGGAGCAGGACATCGCGCAGGAGGCGCTCGGGGCGCGGGTGCCGCACCTGGTGCTGCAGCCGCTGGTGGAGAACGCCATCCAGCACGGCATCGCGCCGCGCTCGGCGCCGGGCACGGTGACGGTGTCCGCGAGACGCGAGGGCCCGGAGCTGCTGCTGGAGGTCCGTGACGACGGCGTGGGTCTGCGCGACGGGGCGGCGGCGAAGTCCGGGGGGAGCGGCAAGGGGCTGTGGATCACCCGCGAGCGCCTGGTGCAGCTCTATGGCCCCGCGCACCGGCTGAAGCTGGAGGCGCGCGAGGAGGGTGGGGCGCGGGTGTCGCTGGCCATCCCCTTCCGGACGGAGCGCGCGGCGTGA
- a CDS encoding SDR family oxidoreductase — MGRYSGKKVVVTGGTAGIGLAAVKALLAEGAEVLLTGRGEQGLEAARKELGPRAHVVRSDTASLRDIDALAARVKETLGAVDFVLVNAGYAKLVPFEQVTESVYDETFGVNTKGAFFTAQRLAPLVRDGGAFVFTTSVADETGAPGMSVYSGAKAAVRSFVRVLGAELVSRGIRVNAVSPGFTRTPTMGVTGATPQEVESFEQEGLHLTPMKRIADAEEVARAALFLGLEATFTTGAELPVDGGLSQF; from the coding sequence ATGGGACGGTATTCCGGGAAGAAAGTGGTGGTGACGGGAGGAACGGCGGGCATCGGGCTCGCCGCGGTGAAGGCGCTGCTCGCGGAAGGCGCGGAGGTGCTGCTCACCGGCCGTGGCGAGCAGGGACTGGAGGCGGCGCGCAAGGAGCTGGGGCCGCGAGCCCACGTGGTGCGCTCCGACACGGCGAGCCTGCGGGACATCGACGCCCTGGCCGCGCGCGTGAAGGAGACGCTGGGCGCGGTGGACTTCGTCCTCGTCAACGCGGGGTACGCGAAGCTGGTGCCCTTCGAGCAGGTGACGGAGTCGGTGTACGACGAGACCTTCGGCGTCAACACGAAGGGGGCGTTCTTCACGGCGCAGCGGCTGGCGCCCCTGGTGCGAGACGGCGGCGCGTTCGTCTTCACCACGTCGGTGGCGGACGAGACGGGCGCTCCGGGCATGAGCGTCTATTCAGGCGCGAAGGCGGCGGTCCGCTCGTTCGTGCGGGTGCTCGGCGCGGAGCTGGTGTCACGGGGCATCCGGGTGAACGCGGTGAGCCCGGGCTTCACACGGACGCCCACGATGGGCGTCACCGGCGCCACGCCGCAGGAGGTGGAGTCCTTCGAGCAGGAGGGCCTGCACCTGACGCCCATGAAACGCATCGCGGACGCCGAGGAGGTGGCTCGCGCGGCGCTGTTCCTCGGCCTCGAGGCCACGTTCACCACCGGCGCGGAGCTGCCCGTCGACGGCGGCCTGTCGCAGTTCTGA